A stretch of DNA from Alteromonas gilva:
CGCATGATGGCACGTAGTGGGCTCATGCTTCATTATTTAACGCCAGCAGATGAATCTAAACTCCTTAATGCTACTGCGGGCAACGCCAGCCAACATTGGGGGAGCTACTACCAAACCCATCCTCAGGTGGTGGCGGTAAAGGTTGCCGATATCATCCAGCTAACCCTTGATAACCCTTCGCTGCGCGCCAGTTTTTCGCCCTTTGCCAGCTTATCTGCGGTGTTGTCGGCTGAGTTGGGAGCACAGCTATGATACTGCAGAACTGGCAACAATGGCCTGAGCGTATTGCACTTGAGTGGTCCGGCGGCCGTCTTTGCTATGCCGGGTTGCAGGAGGCTATACAACGCACCGCGTGCTGGCTTAGCACGCAACCCGTTAAGCGCATTGCCCTGATGGCAGATAACTGCCCTGACTGGGTAATCTGTGATTTAGCGTGTCGGCAAACCAACAAGGTGCTGGTGCCTATTCCGCCTTACTTTTCGCTGGCGCAGCGCGAACACTTACTGGAGCAGGCTGGCATCGAATTAGTAGTCACTGATCAGCCTGAACAGTTTGCGTTTGATGAGGTGCGCGCTATGCCTTTAATGCAACTCACGGCATTAAAGCGGGTAACCACCACAGCGCCGCAATTGCCCGTTGGTGCCGGTAAAGTAACCTTTACCTCGGGGTCCACCGGCAACCCTAAGGGGGTGTGTCTGAGTAATGTTGCGCAGGCCAGGGTTGCCCGCAGTCTGGATGATGCGTTGCCGTTTAGTTGTATTCGCCATCAGTGCCTGTTGCCGCTGGCTACTTTGCTGGAAAACATTGCCGGTATCTACGCCCCGCTGCTTATTGGCGGCACCGTCATATTGAGCAGTGCTGAAGAGCTCGGGTTCACCGGCGCCAGGCTAACCAACCCCGCAGCAGTGGTCAGTGCGATCACCAAAGCACAGCCTGAGTCGCTCATTGTTGTACCGGAGTTGCTGATGCTATTGGTGACGGCCATCGATAATGGCTGGCAAGCTCCCTCATCGCTTAAGTTTATCGCGGTAGGCGGCGCCCGGGTTTCACCCGATGTCATTGCCAGAGCGCGTGCGGCAGGCTTACCTGTCTATCAGGGATACGGCCTGTCGGAATGTGTGTCGGTAAACACACTGAATGTGCCGGGTGCTGAGCGTATAGATACAGTAGGCCGCAGCCTCGGACATAACCAGTTGTATGTTGAAAACGGCGAGCTTGTGATCAGTGGAGAGGTATTCTTAGGGTACATGAACCAGCCGTCATCGTTTTACCCAACGCATGTGTATACCGGCGATTTGGTCGCTGAAAAGCACGGTTTTTACACCATCCATGGCAGAAAAAAGCACCTTATCATCACGTCGTTGGGGCGCAATATCTCGCCCGAGTGGCTCGAAAGCGAACTGCTGGCCGGCGGGCTGTTCAGCCATGTGCTGGTGGTTGGCGAAGCGCGCCCTGTGTGCGGGGCAGTGCTGGTACCCCGCAATGCCGCTATTTCGCAGGCCTATATCGGGCAATACCTTGCAGATGTTAACCGCACACTCCCGGAGTATGCGCGCATTCATGTGTGGCGCATTGCTAAAGATATCGCTACCGGGGGCAATCTTTTTACCAGCAACGGCAAGCTCAGACGCGAGCAGGCGCTGGCATTTTTTGAGCCTTTAATTACAGACATGTACACGCCTGCAATCGCGTAGGAGAGGAGTTGATTTTATGAATTTATTTACCCGTTTAGAACAAGAAACCCAGGCTGAAAAGGCTTATTTAATCCATGCACCAATAATCCAACAGGTGTTTAACGGCGACTTTACCCTTGACGACTACAGCGCGTTTTTATGTGAAGCCTATCATCACGTTAAACATACGGTGCCACTGTTAATGGCTACCGGTGCGGCGTTACCCGAATCAAAAGAATGGTTGCGCGCCGCGGTGGCTGAATATATTGCGGAAGAACTCGGTCACCAGGAATGGATCCTCAATGACCTGGCCGCTTGTGGTGCTGATAAAGAGCAAGTGCGAGCGGGTCAGCCTGCTGCCGCCACAGAATTAATGGTGGCTTATGCCTATGATGCGATTCGGCGCAAAAACCCGCTGTGCTTTTTTGGTATGGTGTTTGTGCTGGAGGGCACCAGTATTGCCCTGGCCGACAATGCCGCCGCTATGATTAAACAAAAACTAAGTTTACCCGACGCGGCCTTTAGCTATTTGCGCTCCCACGGTTCGCTGGATCAGGAACATATCGTGTTCTTCCGCGACCTGATGAACAACATTGACGATAAATCCGAGCAGGATGTAATTATCCATTCGGCCAAAATATTTTTTCAGCTGTACGCCAATATATTTCGCACCCTGGGCAACGCTGGCACACTGGTGGAGGCGGCATAATGGCAATTCGGTGGCAGGAACAGGTGTGTTTGTTAACCGGTGCATCCGGCGGTATCGGCCAGGCAATTGCGTACAAACTGGCCGGACTTGGCGTCTCGCTGATTTTAACCGGGCGCAATGCTGACTCACTCAGCGCCCTTATGGCATCTCTGCCGGGGCAGCATACCCTGGTGTGCGCCGATATCACCACCGAAGCTGGTCGCGATAAAGTGGTGGCGGTATGTCATGACCGGCATATATCCATGCTTAT
This window harbors:
- a CDS encoding AMP-binding protein, yielding MILQNWQQWPERIALEWSGGRLCYAGLQEAIQRTACWLSTQPVKRIALMADNCPDWVICDLACRQTNKVLVPIPPYFSLAQREHLLEQAGIELVVTDQPEQFAFDEVRAMPLMQLTALKRVTTTAPQLPVGAGKVTFTSGSTGNPKGVCLSNVAQARVARSLDDALPFSCIRHQCLLPLATLLENIAGIYAPLLIGGTVILSSAEELGFTGARLTNPAAVVSAITKAQPESLIVVPELLMLLVTAIDNGWQAPSSLKFIAVGGARVSPDVIARARAAGLPVYQGYGLSECVSVNTLNVPGAERIDTVGRSLGHNQLYVENGELVISGEVFLGYMNQPSSFYPTHVYTGDLVAEKHGFYTIHGRKKHLIITSLGRNISPEWLESELLAGGLFSHVLVVGEARPVCGAVLVPRNAAISQAYIGQYLADVNRTLPEYARIHVWRIAKDIATGGNLFTSNGKLRREQALAFFEPLITDMYTPAIA
- a CDS encoding TenA family transcriptional regulator; translation: MNLFTRLEQETQAEKAYLIHAPIIQQVFNGDFTLDDYSAFLCEAYHHVKHTVPLLMATGAALPESKEWLRAAVAEYIAEELGHQEWILNDLAACGADKEQVRAGQPAAATELMVAYAYDAIRRKNPLCFFGMVFVLEGTSIALADNAAAMIKQKLSLPDAAFSYLRSHGSLDQEHIVFFRDLMNNIDDKSEQDVIIHSAKIFFQLYANIFRTLGNAGTLVEAA